In a single window of the Elaeis guineensis isolate ETL-2024a chromosome 6, EG11, whole genome shotgun sequence genome:
- the LOC105035131 gene encoding uncharacterized protein isoform X2 codes for MTEDEVARTCPPNVYPHQWIELVHYWFLERGQTYSNIGRAARSSYLVPHTSGSKSHARLKAEFMEEYGREPGEVEFYRVTRTHQDGSFVREEFRELIDRATMLIAERTDESSSSTECSRIEAQLSAMSRYTQECRQNDSTTEVRRLEMQLQEMSQRHDLQMEELRQSHQIEIVSLRTQVDQIISFFHGFAPHQGPDTSSSCRDGDTMHKCSKFWCYGVLPN; via the exons ATGACAGAGGATGAGGTTGCTCGTACCTGTCCTCCCAATGTATACCCTCATCAGTGGATTGAGCTTGTACACTATTGGTTTTTGGAGAGAGGACAG ACATACTCCAATATTGGCAGAGCTGCACGATCGTCTTATTTGGTGCCTCACACATCAGGTTCTAAGAGTCACGCGAGGCTGAAAGCTGAATTT atgGAAGAATATGGGAGGGAGCCTGGTGAGGTTGAATTCTATAGGGTGACTCGTACCCATCAAGATGGCAGCTTTGTACGAGAGGAGTTTAGAGAGCTGATC GATAGGGCAACCATGCTTATTGCAGAGCGTACCGACGAGTCATCATCATCTACGGAGTGTAGTCGCATTGAGGCCCAG TTATCTGCGATGAGCAGATATACTCAAGAGTGTAGACAGAATGATAGCACTACAGAGGTTCGTAGGCTAGAGATGCAGTTACAGGAGATGAGTCAGAGACATGACCTACAGATGGAGGAGCTGAGACAGAGCCATCAGATAGAGATAGTGTCATTGAGGACTCAGGTTGATCAGATTATATCTTTTTTCCATGGTTTTGCCCCACATCAG GGTCCCGATACTTCTAGTAGTTGCCGAGATGGTGATACCATGCACAA GTGTAGCAAATTTTGGTGTTATGGTGTCCTTCCCAACTGA
- the LOC105035131 gene encoding uncharacterized protein isoform X1 gives MTEDEVARTCPPNVYPHQWIELVHYWFLERGQTYSNIGRAARSSYLVPHTSGSKSHARLKAEFMEEYGREPGEVEFYRVTRTHQDGSFVREEFRELIDRATMLIAERTDESSSSTECSRIEAQVFTELMGSERYGRVRDYGVEVTSIQLSAMSRYTQECRQNDSTTEVRRLEMQLQEMSQRHDLQMEELRQSHQIEIVSLRTQVDQIISFFHGFAPHQGPDTSSSCRDGDTMHKCSKFWCYGVLPN, from the exons ATGACAGAGGATGAGGTTGCTCGTACCTGTCCTCCCAATGTATACCCTCATCAGTGGATTGAGCTTGTACACTATTGGTTTTTGGAGAGAGGACAG ACATACTCCAATATTGGCAGAGCTGCACGATCGTCTTATTTGGTGCCTCACACATCAGGTTCTAAGAGTCACGCGAGGCTGAAAGCTGAATTT atgGAAGAATATGGGAGGGAGCCTGGTGAGGTTGAATTCTATAGGGTGACTCGTACCCATCAAGATGGCAGCTTTGTACGAGAGGAGTTTAGAGAGCTGATC GATAGGGCAACCATGCTTATTGCAGAGCGTACCGACGAGTCATCATCATCTACGGAGTGTAGTCGCATTGAGGCCCAGGTATTCACTGAGCTTATGGGATCAGAGCGTTATGGTCGAGTGAGGGATTATGGAGTTGAAGTCACCTCTATTCAGTTATCTGCGATGAGCAGATATACTCAAGAGTGTAGACAGAATGATAGCACTACAGAGGTTCGTAGGCTAGAGATGCAGTTACAGGAGATGAGTCAGAGACATGACCTACAGATGGAGGAGCTGAGACAGAGCCATCAGATAGAGATAGTGTCATTGAGGACTCAGGTTGATCAGATTATATCTTTTTTCCATGGTTTTGCCCCACATCAG GGTCCCGATACTTCTAGTAGTTGCCGAGATGGTGATACCATGCACAA GTGTAGCAAATTTTGGTGTTATGGTGTCCTTCCCAACTGA
- the LOC105035131 gene encoding uncharacterized protein isoform X3 — MTEDEVARTCPPNVYPHQWIELVHYWFLERGQMEEYGREPGEVEFYRVTRTHQDGSFVREEFRELIDRATMLIAERTDESSSSTECSRIEAQVFTELMGSERYGRVRDYGVEVTSIQLSAMSRYTQECRQNDSTTEVRRLEMQLQEMSQRHDLQMEELRQSHQIEIVSLRTQVDQIISFFHGFAPHQGPDTSSSCRDGDTMHKCSKFWCYGVLPN, encoded by the exons ATGACAGAGGATGAGGTTGCTCGTACCTGTCCTCCCAATGTATACCCTCATCAGTGGATTGAGCTTGTACACTATTGGTTTTTGGAGAGAGGACAG atgGAAGAATATGGGAGGGAGCCTGGTGAGGTTGAATTCTATAGGGTGACTCGTACCCATCAAGATGGCAGCTTTGTACGAGAGGAGTTTAGAGAGCTGATC GATAGGGCAACCATGCTTATTGCAGAGCGTACCGACGAGTCATCATCATCTACGGAGTGTAGTCGCATTGAGGCCCAGGTATTCACTGAGCTTATGGGATCAGAGCGTTATGGTCGAGTGAGGGATTATGGAGTTGAAGTCACCTCTATTCAGTTATCTGCGATGAGCAGATATACTCAAGAGTGTAGACAGAATGATAGCACTACAGAGGTTCGTAGGCTAGAGATGCAGTTACAGGAGATGAGTCAGAGACATGACCTACAGATGGAGGAGCTGAGACAGAGCCATCAGATAGAGATAGTGTCATTGAGGACTCAGGTTGATCAGATTATATCTTTTTTCCATGGTTTTGCCCCACATCAG GGTCCCGATACTTCTAGTAGTTGCCGAGATGGTGATACCATGCACAA GTGTAGCAAATTTTGGTGTTATGGTGTCCTTCCCAACTGA
- the LOC105035131 gene encoding uncharacterized protein isoform X4 → MEEYGREPGEVEFYRVTRTHQDGSFVREEFRELIDRATMLIAERTDESSSSTECSRIEAQVFTELMGSERYGRVRDYGVEVTSIQLSAMSRYTQECRQNDSTTEVRRLEMQLQEMSQRHDLQMEELRQSHQIEIVSLRTQVDQIISFFHGFAPHQGPDTSSSCRDGDTMHKCSKFWCYGVLPN, encoded by the exons atgGAAGAATATGGGAGGGAGCCTGGTGAGGTTGAATTCTATAGGGTGACTCGTACCCATCAAGATGGCAGCTTTGTACGAGAGGAGTTTAGAGAGCTGATC GATAGGGCAACCATGCTTATTGCAGAGCGTACCGACGAGTCATCATCATCTACGGAGTGTAGTCGCATTGAGGCCCAGGTATTCACTGAGCTTATGGGATCAGAGCGTTATGGTCGAGTGAGGGATTATGGAGTTGAAGTCACCTCTATTCAGTTATCTGCGATGAGCAGATATACTCAAGAGTGTAGACAGAATGATAGCACTACAGAGGTTCGTAGGCTAGAGATGCAGTTACAGGAGATGAGTCAGAGACATGACCTACAGATGGAGGAGCTGAGACAGAGCCATCAGATAGAGATAGTGTCATTGAGGACTCAGGTTGATCAGATTATATCTTTTTTCCATGGTTTTGCCCCACATCAG GGTCCCGATACTTCTAGTAGTTGCCGAGATGGTGATACCATGCACAA GTGTAGCAAATTTTGGTGTTATGGTGTCCTTCCCAACTGA